One stretch of Chryseobacterium fluminis DNA includes these proteins:
- a CDS encoding DUF3408 domain-containing protein: MENEKKNNEENGIDEQYLMSIMAGNPKKKPPIQNTVSQKEKEVTKSQVKSRKSSGISYVEQFLTHHRMTKRGDKSIYIRQEYHERLSRIIQIIADDQIPLYAYLDNILANHFEVFEKEITDDFNNKYRPIF, translated from the coding sequence ATGGAAAATGAAAAAAAGAACAATGAGGAAAATGGTATTGATGAGCAATATCTGATGTCTATTATGGCGGGAAATCCGAAAAAAAAACCTCCGATTCAAAATACAGTGTCTCAAAAGGAAAAAGAAGTAACAAAATCCCAGGTGAAAAGTAGGAAAAGCTCGGGTATCAGCTATGTTGAGCAATTTCTTACTCATCATAGGATGACGAAACGGGGAGACAAGAGTATTTATATCCGGCAGGAATATCACGAACGGCTTTCAAGAATTATTCAAATCATTGCTGACGACCAGATTCCTTTGTATGCATACCTGGATAATATTCTTGCAAATCATTTTGAAGTGTTTGAAAAAGAAATTACTGATGATTTTAATAATAAATACCGTCCAATTTTTTAA
- a CDS encoding RteC domain-containing protein, giving the protein MVTRTIFRKIAQVHDDLELKINDVYHDDEDLIKVAEKSLLLVDAAIRKVKDMIVSHQFDTVAEEILFFKKIKPQFISKFIYYSSILELESHKPNAGNKAVKKYYEAEQEKLKNFYSEQSEFYSYYRREATYLDHKIFVRNSYDLKMKLSFGFYNFDSSFTTSHDHMIARFVASQQMDKFLRKQLDDLDENGNVKKLSPLVWSASKVGLIELVYALHQMRCFNGGNIELSEVVRFVEKSLDTDLGNFHKTLFEIRNRKQGPTKFLNLVSENLNQYFINTEGE; this is encoded by the coding sequence ATGGTAACAAGAACGATTTTTAGAAAAATTGCCCAAGTGCATGATGATCTGGAGTTAAAGATCAATGACGTATATCACGATGATGAAGACCTGATAAAGGTGGCAGAAAAATCTCTGCTGCTGGTGGATGCTGCGATCAGGAAAGTAAAAGATATGATTGTCAGTCATCAATTCGATACAGTAGCTGAAGAGATTCTATTCTTTAAAAAGATAAAACCGCAGTTCATTTCAAAGTTCATCTACTATTCGAGTATTTTGGAACTGGAATCACATAAACCCAATGCGGGAAATAAAGCCGTAAAAAAGTATTACGAGGCCGAGCAGGAAAAGCTCAAGAATTTCTATTCTGAACAATCTGAATTTTACAGTTACTACAGGCGTGAAGCCACGTATCTCGACCATAAAATATTTGTTAGGAACTCCTATGATCTGAAAATGAAACTATCATTTGGCTTCTACAATTTTGACAGCAGCTTTACGACTTCACACGATCATATGATCGCACGTTTCGTAGCGAGCCAGCAGATGGACAAATTTCTCAGAAAGCAGCTTGATGATTTAGATGAAAACGGAAATGTTAAAAAATTATCACCTTTGGTATGGTCAGCATCAAAAGTGGGTCTGATCGAGCTTGTGTATGCGTTACACCAAATGCGCTGTTTCAATGGCGGAAATATCGAACTGAGTGAGGTTGTGAGATTTGTTGAAAAGTCGTTAGACACGGATTTAGGTAATTTTCACAAGACCCTATTTGAAATTCGAAACAGAAAACAAGGTCCGACCAAGTTTCTGAATTTAGTCAGCGAAAACCTCAATCAGTATTTTATAAATACGGAAGGTGAATAA
- the mobB gene encoding conjugal transfer protein MobB: MIAKIGKGNNLWGALTYNQTKVDNQNGTVLLTNKIPDLWDRPYTAKFFHQYFEPYLIANSKTEKPSRHISLNPNPDDKIDDDDYRRIARQYMQEMGYANQPYVVFKHTDIDRTHIHIVTTCVQLNGKKISDSYDHPRSMEVCRRLEKQFNLKVANENKSIKQKLTFKPVDYAKGDIKSQLSSILRRMPQNYSFQSIGAYNALLSQFNITFEEVSGELRGKKRTGIVYFATDENGKKISHPFKSSLFGKHAGIENIRSIIEKSKRTIKNDPSKLTLKRTIEIAVSTSNSESSFKEQLIEQGIATVIRKNEQGRIYGITFIDYHSKSVWNGSQLSKELSANAFNELWDEMKPQSTANSHHNDDLSKEKSEEHYLSEDTQQIFDGFFGGLLFSDIDYQEEQIFESQMKKRQRKRRKN, translated from the coding sequence ATGATCGCTAAAATAGGAAAAGGTAATAACCTTTGGGGTGCCCTTACGTACAATCAAACGAAAGTTGACAATCAAAATGGAACAGTACTCCTCACAAACAAAATTCCAGACCTGTGGGATCGACCTTATACTGCCAAATTTTTCCATCAGTATTTTGAACCCTATTTGATTGCCAACAGCAAAACTGAAAAACCTTCAAGGCATATATCACTTAATCCTAATCCGGATGACAAGATTGATGATGATGACTATCGTAGAATAGCTCGGCAGTATATGCAGGAAATGGGTTACGCCAATCAACCCTATGTCGTTTTTAAACATACCGATATAGACAGGACACATATTCACATTGTGACTACCTGTGTTCAGCTCAACGGCAAGAAAATATCCGACAGCTATGACCACCCCCGTTCAATGGAAGTTTGTAGAAGACTAGAAAAACAATTTAACTTAAAAGTTGCCAATGAAAATAAAAGTATAAAGCAGAAGTTAACTTTTAAGCCCGTTGATTATGCTAAGGGAGATATTAAATCGCAGCTATCATCAATACTGAGACGTATGCCTCAAAACTACAGTTTTCAGAGTATTGGAGCTTATAATGCTTTACTTTCTCAATTCAATATAACGTTTGAAGAGGTCAGTGGAGAACTGCGCGGAAAAAAGAGAACAGGAATAGTCTACTTTGCAACCGATGAAAATGGTAAAAAAATAAGCCATCCTTTTAAATCATCCCTTTTTGGCAAGCATGCGGGAATCGAAAATATTCGGTCCATAATTGAAAAATCAAAAAGGACAATCAAAAATGATCCTTCAAAATTGACTTTAAAAAGAACTATAGAGATCGCAGTGAGCACCAGTAACTCTGAATCTTCTTTTAAAGAGCAGTTGATTGAACAGGGAATTGCAACGGTTATCAGAAAAAATGAACAGGGAAGAATTTACGGCATCACATTTATAGACTATCATTCAAAATCAGTTTGGAACGGCTCACAATTAAGCAAGGAGCTATCTGCAAATGCATTCAATGAACTATGGGATGAAATGAAGCCTCAAAGTACAGCCAACAGCCATCATAACGATGATTTATCGAAAGAAAAATCTGAGGAACATTACTTATCTGAAGATACACAGCAGATATTTGACGGATTCTTTGGCGGCTTATTATTTTCAGATATAGATTATCAGGAGGAGCAGATTTTCGAATCCCAAATGAAAAAAAGACAGCGAAAAAGAAGAAAGAACTAA
- a CDS encoding ParA family protein yields MKTKKEPTIIAFSTQKGGVGKSTFTTLMASILHYRMGYQVAVFDCDFPQYTLLQMRERDLKMVMQNEILKKMAHKQFTSINKKAYSIFQSKTEQVLGEMGTYINESEVTPDVIFLDLPGTVNTAGILKTLTYVNYIFSPITADRVVLESTLSFTDVLTNVIMKENQTGIRGIHLFWNQVDGRERTILYKNYNKVISDLGLQLMETTITDSKRFRKEGESTAKTVFRSTLLPADPKLLAQCRLDRFVEEFLKIVKLQQYGK; encoded by the coding sequence ATGAAAACAAAAAAAGAACCCACAATTATTGCATTTTCAACTCAAAAAGGAGGAGTGGGAAAAAGCACTTTTACAACTCTTATGGCAAGTATTCTTCACTATCGAATGGGCTATCAGGTTGCTGTTTTTGACTGTGATTTTCCACAGTACACTTTATTACAGATGAGAGAGCGTGATTTAAAAATGGTGATGCAGAATGAGATTTTGAAAAAGATGGCTCACAAACAATTTACAAGCATCAATAAAAAAGCGTATTCCATTTTTCAGAGTAAGACTGAACAGGTCTTAGGAGAGATGGGAACTTATATAAATGAATCCGAGGTAACCCCTGATGTTATCTTTTTAGATTTACCCGGAACGGTTAATACTGCTGGAATTTTAAAAACACTCACATATGTTAATTACATTTTTTCTCCCATTACTGCTGATCGCGTCGTTCTTGAAAGTACGTTAAGTTTTACCGATGTGCTGACCAATGTCATAATGAAAGAAAATCAAACAGGAATTCGAGGCATACATTTATTCTGGAATCAGGTGGATGGAAGGGAAAGGACAATATTGTATAAGAATTACAATAAAGTGATTTCAGATTTAGGACTGCAGCTTATGGAAACAACCATTACGGACAGTAAAAGGTTTCGGAAAGAAGGAGAATCGACCGCAAAAACGGTTTTCCGATCTACATTACTGCCGGCCGATCCTAAGTTGTTAGCTCAATGTAGGCTGGATAGATTTGTTGAAGAATTTCTGAAAATTGTCAAATTACAGCAGTATGGAAAATGA
- a CDS encoding helix-turn-helix domain-containing protein translates to MKKFKYFLVVFSAFSHLLFGQRKKEMTFSEIRKNYEKMTIDDQDAMPYVRLYIDKAKHEGRYSRLIQGYRDGRQFDLEHKIQYADSALAVSLKYGSHDDISKDHLSKGIIYYFYQKKYKLALDQYLKAYQYSKRSKDQYLHYKVIYHLGVVKEHLGYYDEALGHFKDCAAFYGANLKKKLHDNEQFNYKKAYLNSLHQMTIINRYLRNFSKSDSLSRLGFQLSSKDEDFQLEKGYFLKCMGISKFNKKDYSNAEKDLEGALPLILNRNDLAWASVVYYYLGKISEAQDDQVNALHYYSQIDTIFAQHQIILPEVYNSYYYLIQYYQENDLNKQLYYTNQLLKAESLISKDYPYLSSKLHRDYDRNTLVEEKEHIEKISKRKIRTAKILIISGSIVLGFFVIRFFKDRKVKRQYDLLQKKISERHDSEIEMRVEEEVPEESTRKTSLTPEMTLEIRNKLAKFEKELQFRKKGLTQKGMANQLHTNSHYLSVYINENKGMNFNKYLAELRINYITHMLNTDNKYLHYRIEALADECGIAARQNFSKLFFEINGIRPADYIKQRKQELGLT, encoded by the coding sequence ATGAAAAAGTTTAAGTACTTTCTCGTTGTATTCTCTGCATTTTCACATCTTCTGTTTGGACAGCGAAAAAAAGAAATGACTTTCAGTGAAATCAGAAAAAACTACGAAAAAATGACCATTGATGACCAAGACGCAATGCCTTATGTCAGATTATATATAGACAAGGCAAAACATGAGGGTAGATATTCCAGATTAATTCAGGGATATAGGGATGGGCGGCAGTTCGATCTTGAGCATAAAATACAATATGCCGATAGCGCCCTGGCGGTAAGTCTGAAATACGGAAGCCATGATGACATCAGCAAGGACCATCTGAGTAAAGGCATCATCTACTATTTTTATCAGAAAAAATACAAACTTGCTTTAGATCAGTATCTGAAAGCATATCAATATTCGAAGAGATCCAAGGACCAGTATCTGCATTACAAAGTTATCTACCACTTGGGAGTCGTTAAAGAGCATCTTGGCTATTACGACGAGGCCCTTGGTCATTTTAAGGATTGTGCCGCGTTCTACGGAGCGAATTTAAAAAAGAAACTCCACGACAATGAGCAATTCAATTATAAGAAAGCCTATCTTAACAGTCTTCACCAAATGACTATTATTAACAGGTATCTTAGAAACTTTTCAAAAAGTGACAGTCTAAGCCGTCTGGGATTTCAGCTCTCGTCAAAAGATGAGGATTTCCAGCTTGAAAAGGGGTATTTCCTGAAATGCATGGGCATTTCAAAATTCAATAAGAAAGATTATAGCAATGCCGAAAAAGATCTTGAAGGTGCTCTTCCGCTAATCTTGAACAGAAATGACCTTGCCTGGGCATCGGTGGTTTATTATTATCTCGGCAAGATTTCAGAAGCACAAGACGACCAGGTGAATGCGCTCCATTACTACAGTCAGATCGACACCATATTCGCCCAGCATCAGATTATACTTCCGGAAGTGTATAACAGCTACTATTATCTTATACAATACTATCAGGAAAATGATCTGAATAAACAACTGTATTACACCAATCAGTTACTCAAAGCTGAAAGCCTGATATCAAAGGATTACCCCTATCTTTCCTCGAAGCTGCACAGAGATTATGACCGAAACACTTTAGTGGAAGAGAAGGAACATATAGAGAAAATCAGCAAAAGAAAAATCAGAACTGCCAAGATCCTCATTATTTCCGGCAGTATTGTGCTGGGCTTTTTTGTAATACGCTTTTTTAAAGACCGCAAAGTCAAAAGGCAGTATGATCTCCTACAAAAAAAAATTTCTGAACGTCATGATAGCGAGATAGAGATGAGGGTAGAGGAGGAGGTCCCTGAGGAGTCAACGAGAAAGACGTCCTTAACACCAGAAATGACCCTGGAGATCAGGAACAAACTTGCAAAGTTTGAAAAAGAACTGCAGTTCAGAAAGAAAGGCCTTACGCAAAAAGGCATGGCCAACCAACTTCATACCAATTCACATTACCTTTCGGTATATATAAATGAAAATAAGGGAATGAATTTCAACAAGTATTTGGCAGAACTCAGGATCAATTATATTACCCATATGCTCAATACCGATAATAAATACCTGCACTATCGGATAGAAGCCTTGGCAGATGAGTGTGGAATTGCTGCAAGACAAAATTTCTCAAAGTTATTTTTTGAGATCAACGGTATACGACCGGCAGATTATATCAAGCAGCGAAAACAGGAATTGGGATTGACCTAG
- a CDS encoding MauE/DoxX family redox-associated membrane protein — MKKKQSLLIDVILYFFVILFLYASVSKMLDFENFQVQISQSPLLSSYAGSISFLVIIVELIIAALLITPKFRNFGLYGSLSMMTAFTMYIYLILEYSEFVPCSCGGILENMSWRTHLIFNACCVLILLVAIVLSEACEIPRKKYYMLLVPVVILLSSLSIFLLYVRSEHQLRKNNNFTRRYIPHAIEGEKRLNINYNSFYFAGQDRENVYLGNTTAPLNLTVVKKDLSSFSKFRIPLDPKSHQFKSLRVVVNPSVYYIYDGTVPVIYKGNLEQEDSLQTVSSNQMYFDQLNIISENSFLFRSESSTYKTFVIGTYQDHKIHLNYDILKTQNPGYIENDGLLISDSDKKNLIYLYYYKNEFVVLNSITDQHSKFKLISFNKGQKTQMVKLPDGSHKIKNAMQQSAKSATVAGNHLFVNSNAKATHDGIMQWNKASIIDLYKIDQQYYAGSFLVPDSVGEKVKEMLVDGEFIYILIGNEIVKYHFAQPIIEQFRR; from the coding sequence ATGAAAAAGAAGCAATCTCTACTCATCGATGTGATATTGTACTTTTTTGTAATCCTGTTTCTCTATGCAAGCGTCAGTAAGATGCTTGACTTTGAAAACTTTCAGGTACAGATTTCGCAATCACCGCTATTAAGTTCATATGCGGGTAGTATATCTTTTCTAGTCATCATCGTAGAGTTGATTATTGCTGCTCTGCTCATTACTCCGAAGTTCAGGAATTTTGGTTTGTATGGTTCTTTGAGTATGATGACAGCGTTCACCATGTACATCTACCTGATTCTGGAATACAGTGAATTTGTACCCTGTTCGTGCGGCGGTATCCTGGAGAATATGAGTTGGAGAACCCATCTTATTTTTAACGCCTGCTGCGTACTGATCTTATTGGTTGCGATCGTTTTGTCCGAGGCATGTGAAATACCGCGAAAGAAGTACTATATGCTATTGGTTCCTGTTGTCATCCTACTTAGTTCGCTGTCCATATTTTTACTGTATGTAAGATCTGAACATCAGTTAAGAAAGAACAACAATTTTACAAGACGTTATATCCCCCACGCAATAGAAGGTGAGAAAAGGTTAAACATCAATTACAATTCTTTCTATTTTGCGGGTCAGGACAGAGAGAATGTCTATCTTGGAAATACGACTGCTCCTTTAAACCTTACGGTGGTAAAAAAGGATCTCAGTAGTTTTTCAAAGTTCAGAATTCCTTTAGATCCAAAGTCTCATCAGTTTAAAAGCCTAAGGGTGGTAGTTAACCCATCGGTCTATTATATTTACGATGGTACCGTACCAGTTATCTATAAAGGAAACTTGGAACAGGAAGATTCGTTACAAACGGTCAGTTCCAATCAAATGTATTTTGATCAGCTGAACATCATATCAGAGAATTCTTTCCTTTTCAGATCCGAGAGTTCAACCTATAAAACTTTTGTGATCGGAACATATCAGGATCATAAAATACATCTTAACTATGACATTTTAAAAACACAAAATCCGGGGTATATCGAGAATGACGGCCTGCTGATCTCTGATTCTGATAAAAAGAATTTGATCTACCTGTATTATTACAAAAACGAATTCGTGGTACTAAACAGTATAACCGATCAGCACAGCAAATTTAAACTGATCAGCTTTAATAAAGGACAAAAAACACAAATGGTTAAGCTTCCGGACGGCTCCCATAAAATAAAAAATGCAATGCAGCAGAGTGCAAAAAGTGCAACTGTTGCCGGTAATCACCTTTTCGTCAATTCAAACGCCAAAGCGACTCATGACGGTATTATGCAATGGAATAAAGCAAGCATTATTGATCTATATAAGATTGACCAACAGTATTATGCAGGAAGCTTTCTGGTGCCTGATAGCGTAGGCGAAAAAGTTAAGGAGATGCTTGTCGATGGTGAATTCATCTATATTTTGATAGGAAATGAGATTGTCAAATATCATTTTGCGCAACCGATAATTGAACAGTTTCGCAGGTAA
- the mobA gene encoding conjugal transfer protein MobA: MNENKNNKGGRKPKLNPSKNRYVFRLTDEENTKFLKLFEASGLNNKAKFITSILFQKELKVVQVDVSTMDYHTQLTKFFYQFQAIGNNYNQIIKILYRNFTDKKASFYLFKLESQTSKLASICKQVIDLTKKFEQEHIQKNTENDR; this comes from the coding sequence ATGAATGAAAACAAAAACAATAAAGGCGGTCGTAAACCTAAACTGAATCCCAGTAAAAACAGATATGTATTTCGACTGACGGACGAAGAAAACACTAAATTTTTAAAATTATTTGAAGCTTCAGGATTGAATAACAAGGCAAAATTCATTACCTCAATATTGTTTCAGAAAGAATTAAAAGTTGTACAAGTGGATGTGTCGACGATGGATTACCATACTCAACTCACAAAATTCTTCTACCAGTTTCAGGCGATCGGAAACAATTATAATCAGATCATAAAAATTCTGTATCGAAATTTCACCGATAAAAAAGCTTCTTTTTATCTCTTTAAACTGGAAAGTCAAACCAGTAAACTGGCATCAATCTGTAAGCAGGTCATAGATTTAACAAAAAAGTTTGAACAAGAGCACATTCAAAAAAATACTGAAAATGATCGCTAA
- the mobC gene encoding conjugal transfer protein MobC: MQGEDDLRGLAKIMAFMRAVSIILVLMHLYWFCYGFFAEHQWTLQLINKILHNFNRTAGLFSHPIYTKLFATVLLGLSCLGTKGVKNEKITWKKILIASSIGFVLFFLNVILLQLTTSLSAILNILSTGAGYILLMQAGVWMSRLLKTNLMTDVFNSENESFWQETKLLYNEYSVNLPTRFYYQGNWHQGWINVVNPFRATIVLGTPGSGKSYAVINNYIRQHIEKGFSMYIYDFKFDDLSTIAYNHLLNHSKGYAVKPKFYIINFDDPRKSHRCNPLNPDFMTDIADAYEAAYTIMLNLNRSWIQKQGDFFVESPIILLASIIWFLKIYQNGKYCTFPHAIELLNKKYEDVFTILTSYSELENYLSPFMDAWQGGAQDQLQGQIASAKIPLSRMISPQLYWVMTGDDFSLDINNPDEPKILCVGNNPDRQNIYSAALGLYNSRIVKLINKKGQLKSSIIIDELPTIYFRGLDNLIATARSNKVSVCLGFQDFSQLTRDYGDKESKVIQNTVGNIFSGQVVGETAKALSERFGKVLQKRQSISINRNDTSTSISTQLDSLIPASKISTLTQGFFVGAVSDNFDERIEQKIFHSEIVVDSAKLSAEEKSYQKIPDIVSFIDVYGVDHMKQEIENNYRQVKTDILNIIQEEMDRISADPNLQYLIDKK, encoded by the coding sequence ATGCAAGGAGAAGATGACTTAAGAGGGCTCGCCAAAATTATGGCATTTATGAGAGCGGTCAGCATAATTTTAGTACTGATGCATCTTTATTGGTTTTGTTACGGCTTTTTTGCAGAACATCAGTGGACTCTACAACTCATTAATAAGATACTGCATAATTTTAACAGGACAGCAGGACTGTTTTCCCATCCTATTTATACTAAGCTTTTTGCCACTGTCTTGTTAGGTCTGAGCTGTTTGGGTACAAAGGGGGTAAAGAATGAAAAGATAACGTGGAAAAAAATACTCATTGCTTCTTCTATAGGTTTCGTACTGTTTTTTTTGAACGTAATTCTTTTACAGTTAACCACCAGTCTTTCTGCCATACTTAACATTTTATCCACCGGTGCAGGATACATACTTTTAATGCAGGCGGGAGTGTGGATGAGTCGCTTACTGAAAACGAATTTAATGACCGATGTTTTTAATAGCGAAAATGAAAGTTTCTGGCAGGAAACCAAATTACTATACAATGAATATTCGGTAAATCTTCCCACCAGGTTTTATTATCAGGGGAACTGGCACCAGGGATGGATCAATGTGGTTAATCCTTTTCGTGCCACGATCGTTTTAGGAACCCCAGGCTCGGGAAAATCATATGCTGTGATAAACAATTATATCAGGCAGCATATCGAAAAAGGATTTTCGATGTACATCTACGATTTTAAATTCGATGATTTATCAACCATTGCTTACAACCATCTGCTAAATCACTCCAAAGGTTACGCTGTAAAGCCTAAATTCTATATCATCAACTTTGATGATCCCAGAAAAAGCCATCGATGCAATCCCTTAAATCCAGATTTTATGACAGATATAGCGGATGCTTATGAGGCGGCGTACACCATAATGCTGAATCTCAATAGAAGCTGGATACAAAAACAAGGCGACTTCTTTGTTGAAAGCCCTATAATCCTTCTAGCTTCTATCATCTGGTTTCTGAAAATTTACCAGAATGGAAAATACTGCACATTCCCCCATGCTATCGAACTATTAAACAAAAAATATGAAGATGTCTTTACAATCCTCACCTCTTATTCCGAATTGGAGAATTATCTCTCTCCATTTATGGATGCCTGGCAGGGAGGTGCTCAGGATCAACTGCAGGGACAAATTGCTTCGGCAAAGATCCCCCTCTCAAGAATGATCTCACCTCAACTCTACTGGGTCATGACAGGAGATGACTTTTCATTAGATATTAATAATCCAGATGAACCTAAGATTTTATGTGTCGGCAACAATCCGGATCGTCAAAACATCTACTCTGCTGCTCTTGGACTTTACAATTCCAGAATTGTGAAACTTATCAATAAAAAAGGACAGTTAAAAAGTTCAATTATTATTGACGAACTACCAACCATCTACTTCAGAGGTTTGGATAACCTTATTGCCACCGCTCGTAGCAACAAAGTATCCGTTTGTCTGGGATTTCAGGATTTTTCTCAGTTGACCAGAGATTACGGAGATAAAGAAAGTAAAGTAATACAGAATACGGTCGGCAATATATTCAGTGGACAGGTGGTTGGTGAAACGGCTAAAGCGCTGTCTGAAAGATTCGGAAAGGTTCTACAAAAAAGACAGAGCATTTCAATCAATAGAAATGATACCTCTACTTCGATTTCAACACAGCTGGACAGCCTGATTCCGGCCTCTAAGATCTCCACTTTGACTCAGGGATTCTTCGTTGGTGCAGTCTCCGATAATTTCGATGAAAGAATTGAACAGAAAATATTCCACTCGGAAATTGTGGTGGATAGCGCAAAACTTTCAGCAGAGGAAAAATCCTATCAAAAAATACCGGATATCGTATCTTTTATCGATGTATATGGAGTCGACCATATGAAACAGGAAATCGAAAATAATTACCGTCAGGTTAAAACGGATATTTTAAATATAATTCAAGAAGAAATGGATAGAATTTCAGCTGATCCTAATTTGCAGTATCTTATCGATAAAAAATGA